A single genomic interval of Streptomyces sp. NBC_00663 harbors:
- a CDS encoding electron transfer flavoprotein subunit alpha/FixB family protein — MAEVLVYVDHVDGAVRKPTLELLTLARRLGEPVAVALGNGAADTAAALAEHGAVKVLTHEAAEYADYLVVPKVDALQAAVEAVSPAAVLVPSSAEGKEIAARLALRIGSGIITDAVDLEAGDEGPVATQSVFAASFTTKTRVSKGTPVITVKPNSAAVEAAPAAGAVEALAVSFSAAAIGTKVTARTPRESTGRPELTEAAIVVSGGRGVNGAENFAIIEALADSLGAAVGASRAAVDAGWYPHTNQVGQTGKSVSPQLYIASGISGAIQHRAGMQTSKTIVAINKDAEAPIFDLVDYGVVGDLFDVVPALTEEIKARKG; from the coding sequence ATGGCTGAAGTTCTCGTCTACGTCGACCACGTGGACGGTGCCGTCCGCAAGCCCACCCTGGAGCTGCTGACCCTGGCCCGCCGCCTCGGCGAGCCGGTCGCCGTCGCGCTGGGCAACGGCGCCGCCGACACCGCCGCCGCCCTCGCCGAGCACGGCGCGGTCAAGGTCCTCACCCACGAGGCCGCCGAGTACGCCGACTACCTGGTCGTCCCGAAGGTCGACGCCCTCCAGGCCGCCGTCGAGGCCGTCTCCCCGGCCGCGGTGCTGGTGCCGTCCTCCGCCGAGGGCAAGGAGATCGCCGCCCGTCTGGCGCTGCGCATCGGTTCCGGCATCATCACCGACGCCGTCGACCTGGAGGCCGGCGACGAGGGTCCGGTGGCCACCCAGTCGGTGTTCGCCGCGTCCTTTACCACCAAGACCCGTGTCTCCAAGGGCACTCCGGTCATCACGGTCAAGCCGAACTCGGCCGCCGTGGAGGCCGCCCCGGCCGCCGGTGCGGTCGAGGCGCTGGCCGTGTCCTTCTCCGCCGCCGCGATCGGCACCAAGGTCACCGCGCGCACCCCGCGCGAGTCGACGGGCCGCCCGGAGCTGACCGAGGCCGCGATCGTGGTCTCCGGCGGCCGTGGCGTCAACGGCGCCGAGAACTTCGCGATCATCGAGGCGCTCGCCGACTCCCTCGGCGCCGCTGTCGGTGCCTCGCGTGCCGCGGTGGACGCCGGCTGGTACCCGCACACCAACCAGGTCGGCCAGACCGGCAAGTCGGTCTCCCCGCAGCTGTACATCGCCTCCGGCATCTCCGGCGCGATCCAGCACCGCGCGGGCATGCAGACCTCGAAGACGATCGTGGCGATCAACAAGGACGCCGAGGCCCCGATCTTCGACCTGGTCGACTACGGCGTGGTCGGCGACCTCTTCGACGTCGTCCCCGCCCTCACCGAGGAGATCAAGGCCCGCAAGGGCTGA
- a CDS encoding flavin reductase family protein, producing MTATPDLRTPQLASPDLLRSVFRRHAAGVAVITARGDGGPVGFTATSLTSVSAEPPMLSFGIGTGASSWPAVSGAEHVGVHILGEHQQELAATFARSGADRFGAPTGWREGPEGVPVLDDVLAWLVCRVVARVPAGDHRIVLAEVLLGDPAGPGRPLLYHQGAFSGLRD from the coding sequence ATGACGGCCACGCCGGACCTCCGCACCCCTCAGCTCGCCTCCCCCGACCTGCTGCGCTCCGTCTTCCGGCGGCACGCGGCGGGCGTCGCCGTGATCACCGCGCGTGGTGACGGCGGCCCGGTCGGCTTCACCGCCACCTCGCTCACCTCGGTCTCCGCCGAGCCGCCGATGCTGTCCTTCGGCATCGGTACCGGTGCCTCCAGCTGGCCCGCGGTCTCCGGGGCCGAGCACGTCGGCGTCCACATACTCGGCGAGCACCAGCAGGAGCTGGCCGCCACCTTCGCCCGCAGCGGCGCCGACCGTTTCGGGGCGCCCACCGGCTGGCGCGAGGGGCCCGAGGGTGTTCCCGTCCTCGACGACGTCCTGGCCTGGCTGGTGTGCCGCGTCGTCGCGCGCGTGCCCGCCGGAGACCACCGGATCGTCCTCGCCGAGGTGCTCCTCGGCGACCCCGCAGGGCCTGGCCGTCCCCTCCTGTACCACCAGGGCGCGTTCAGCGGGCTGCGCGACTGA
- a CDS encoding DUF4395 domain-containing protein, whose product MDIDVRGPRFGAAVTTLVLAVVLITGSVWLLAWQTLAFALGAAGGVGRSPYGWVFKKVVRPRIGPPTEFEAPEPPRFAQAVGLAFAVVGLVGYGVGPSWLGLAATGAALAAAFLNSAFGYCLGCEMYLLVRRVTVRAQ is encoded by the coding sequence ATGGACATCGATGTGAGGGGACCGCGCTTCGGGGCGGCCGTGACGACCCTAGTACTGGCGGTCGTGCTGATCACCGGCAGCGTGTGGCTCCTGGCCTGGCAGACCCTGGCGTTCGCGCTGGGCGCGGCGGGCGGGGTGGGGCGTTCGCCGTACGGCTGGGTGTTCAAGAAGGTCGTGCGTCCCCGCATCGGTCCGCCGACGGAGTTCGAGGCGCCCGAACCGCCGCGGTTCGCGCAGGCGGTGGGCCTGGCCTTCGCGGTCGTCGGTCTGGTCGGGTACGGCGTCGGACCGTCCTGGCTGGGACTCGCGGCGACCGGGGCGGCGCTCGCGGCGGCCTTCCTGAACTCCGCGTTCGGGTACTGCCTGGGGTGCGAGATGTACCTGCTCGTACGGCGCGTGACCGTACGCGCGCAGTAA
- a CDS encoding TlpA family protein disulfide reductase translates to MAGVVVCVLVLAAASVYGVLHRQRSGRVRVRGRDDDKRLGAAELGTELGERATLVQFSSAFCAPCRATRRVLGEVVDLVPGVAHVEIDAEAHLDLVRALDILKTPTVLVLDADGRVVRRATGQPRKADVIAALGEAV, encoded by the coding sequence ATGGCCGGAGTCGTGGTGTGTGTGCTGGTGCTCGCCGCGGCGAGCGTCTACGGAGTGCTGCACAGGCAGCGGAGCGGGAGAGTACGGGTGCGCGGGCGCGACGACGACAAGCGGCTCGGCGCCGCCGAACTGGGCACGGAGTTGGGCGAGCGGGCCACCCTCGTCCAGTTCTCCAGTGCCTTCTGCGCGCCCTGCCGGGCCACCCGCAGGGTCCTCGGCGAGGTGGTCGACCTGGTCCCCGGCGTCGCCCACGTCGAGATCGACGCCGAGGCCCACCTGGATCTCGTCCGCGCCCTGGACATCCTCAAGACGCCGACCGTGCTGGTCCTCGACGCCGACGGCCGCGTGGTGCGGCGGGCCACCGGGCAGCCGCGCAAGGCGGATGTCATCGCGGCCCTCGGCGAGGCCGTGTGA
- a CDS encoding electron transfer flavoprotein subunit beta/FixA family protein yields the protein MSLRIVVTVKYVPDATGDRHFADDLTVDREDVDGLLSELDEYAVEQALQISENSDDDVEITVLTVGPEDAKDALRKALSMGADKAIHVEDDDLHGTDAIGTSLVLAKAIEKAGYDLVISGMASTDGTAGIVPALVAERLGVPQVTLLSEVSVEDGTVKGRRDGDAASEQLEASLPAVVSVTDQSGEARYPSFKGIMAAKKKPVQSWDLEDLEIDAEEVGLEGAWTKVEDAAARPARTAGTIVKDEGEGGKQLAEFLAGQKFI from the coding sequence GTGAGCTTGAGGATCGTTGTCACCGTGAAGTACGTGCCCGACGCCACTGGCGACCGGCACTTCGCCGATGACCTGACCGTCGACCGTGAGGACGTGGACGGTCTGCTCTCCGAGCTGGACGAGTACGCGGTCGAGCAGGCGCTCCAGATCTCGGAGAACTCCGACGACGACGTGGAGATCACCGTTCTGACGGTGGGTCCGGAGGACGCCAAGGACGCGCTGCGCAAGGCGCTGTCCATGGGCGCGGACAAGGCGATCCACGTCGAGGACGACGACCTCCACGGCACCGACGCGATCGGCACCTCGCTGGTGCTCGCGAAGGCGATCGAGAAGGCCGGCTACGACCTGGTCATCTCCGGCATGGCCTCCACCGACGGCACCGCCGGCATCGTCCCGGCGCTGGTCGCCGAGCGCCTGGGCGTCCCGCAGGTGACCCTGCTCTCCGAGGTCTCCGTCGAGGACGGCACGGTCAAGGGCCGCCGTGACGGCGACGCCGCGAGCGAGCAGCTGGAGGCGTCCCTGCCGGCCGTCGTGTCCGTCACCGACCAGTCGGGCGAGGCGCGTTACCCGTCCTTCAAGGGCATCATGGCGGCCAAGAAGAAGCCGGTTCAGTCCTGGGACCTGGAGGACCTGGAGATCGACGCCGAAGAGGTCGGTCTCGAGGGTGCCTGGACCAAGGTCGAGGACGCGGCGGCGCGTCCGGCTCGCACCGCCGGCACGATCGTCAAGGACGAGGGCGAGGGCGGCAAGCAGCTCGCTGAGTTCCTCGCGGGCCAGAAGTTCATCTGA
- a CDS encoding lysophospholipid acyltransferase family protein: MAELVYRPVVGLARTLFKAWDLKIDCKGSENIPLSGGAVLVSNHISYLDFIFDGLAALPQKRLVRFMAKESVFRHKVSGPLMRGMKHIPVDRKQGEAAYQHALESLRSGEIVGVFPEATISQSFTLKSFKSGAARLAQEAGVPLIPMALWGTQRLWTKGHPRNFKRSHTPITIRVGEPLEAPKDKYAGAITRQLRERVQELLEAAQRAYPVRPKDANDTWWMPAHLGGTAPTPEEVKAAEAR, from the coding sequence ATGGCAGAGCTTGTCTACCGACCTGTCGTCGGCCTCGCCCGCACGCTGTTCAAGGCGTGGGACCTGAAGATCGACTGCAAGGGTTCGGAGAACATCCCGCTCTCTGGCGGCGCCGTGCTGGTGAGCAATCACATCAGCTACCTGGACTTCATTTTCGACGGGCTGGCGGCGCTCCCGCAGAAGCGTCTCGTGCGGTTCATGGCGAAGGAGTCGGTGTTCCGGCACAAGGTCTCCGGTCCGCTGATGCGCGGGATGAAGCACATCCCCGTGGACCGCAAGCAGGGTGAGGCGGCCTACCAGCACGCGCTGGAGTCGCTGCGCTCCGGTGAGATCGTCGGCGTCTTCCCGGAGGCCACGATCTCGCAGTCGTTCACGCTCAAGTCCTTCAAGTCGGGTGCCGCGCGCCTGGCGCAGGAGGCGGGCGTGCCGCTGATCCCGATGGCGCTGTGGGGCACTCAGCGGCTGTGGACCAAGGGGCACCCGCGCAACTTCAAGCGCAGCCACACCCCGATCACGATCCGGGTCGGCGAGCCGCTCGAAGCTCCCAAGGACAAGTACGCGGGCGCGATCACCCGCCAACTGCGCGAGCGCGTCCAGGAGTTGCTGGAGGCCGCCCAGCGCGCCTACCCGGTCCGCCCCAAGGACGCCAACGACACCTGGTGGATGCCGGCCCACCTCGGCGGTACGGCCCCCACCCCGGAAGAGGTCAAGGCCGCCGAGGCCCGCTGA